Within Candidatus Dependentiae bacterium, the genomic segment TTTTTATTGGTTAAGTATTCACCTAAAACAAAAAAGCTTATTACAGCCGTAATAAACGGCGAAAAATTAAACAAAAGACATGCCTTAGATGACGTTATCCATTGCAAGCTCATAAATTCTAAAATAAATGCTGCATAATATTGAAAAAAACTGACTTGAGCAAGTAATCCTACATCTTTTCGATCAAAGTGTAATTCTGAACGATTAAACATATATTGATATATCCAAAGTAATAGACCACCTATAAGCATACGTATACCAATGAAAAAAATTGGTGTTGTATATGTAAGTGCTGCTTTTCCAATAGTAAATGTACTGGCAAAAAGCATATATAATATAACAAGTAACATCATGTGAAATCCTTATGAGTTATACATACGTGAAGGTGTTTTTTCACCTTTATAAAAAATATAAAGCCCTAAACTAAGCAAACATATTGAATAGAAGAAATATAAAGAAATTTGTTGCGCAAATAATAACCAATTAAAAAAAGCTATAAAAATTGGATCTAGTAAACCGGTAAATGAAAGTAATGTAGGAGAATGAGTTTTAAGTAATACAACATAAAGTTGATACGAACTCATATTGGCTAAAATACCTATAATAATCCAAAAACATGATTCATATATCGTACATGATGGTAGTAATACATTTGATTCAACAAAGAATGAAGTTAATAATGACAAAGCTCCTCCAATAGATAAGCTTATACCATTTATTAAAAGAGCATCATAACAATGAACTATTTTTTTTGTTATGATCCAACCATATGCATAGGCTATCATAGAAATAACGATTAAACATTCGGGTATATAATACATAGAGCTGGAAACAACTTCCTCGGTATTAGCAATGAACAATATGGGAATAAATCCCAATAGACCAAACGCCAGTCCCCACAATTTCATAACGCCAAATCGTTCATGTAGCATGAAATATGAAAATACAGCCGTAATAAATGGCGTGCAGGTATAAATTAAGGCCCATTTGTGTGAAGAAACATATTGTGCAGCAACTGTATCGAAAACATATGGAATATACACCTTAAACAAAGCAATTTGAAGGAATATCCAAATATGTTTTTTTTCAACCTTTATTTTTTTATGCCTCATTACATAGTAAGCCAAAAAAAGGACGCCGCATATTGATATGCGGCTTCCAACTAAAAAAATTGGTTTTATAAGCAATAAACTTTGTTTACCTATCAAATAAGTACTGGCAAAAATAGTGCGTAAAATACAAACAATTAACATGTATTTCTAGTTACTCTCAAAATGAATTTCTTCATCAATAACGCGAATTCGTTCAATTTTGATTGCTTTACCGGTTGAAATATCCACTTCAATCCAAGCTCCGGTCATCATAAGCGGCGCTGATTCTTCAACAGAAAATTTCACCGGCATTTGTTTTATAAAGTGCTGAATGATCGGTTCTTTTTTCATGCCTAACATAGAATTTAATGCTCCGGTCATACCTAAATCAGTAATAAATGCAGTACCTTTGGGTAAAATACGTTCATCAGCTGTTTGTACATGTGTATGCGTACCCACCACACCGGATACTTTTCCATCAAGAAAATACCCCATACCCGCTTTTTCTGAAGTAGTTTCTGCATGCATATCAACAAAAATCATCTTAGTCTTATCCCTTAAATAGGTCAAAATTGATTCTGCTGCACGAAAAGGACAGGTTACATGGTCACGCATAAAAACGCGACCAATTAAGTTTATTATCGCAATAGTATGTCCCTTACAGCTAAATGTTGTTACACCAACACCAGGCGTTTCTGATGGATAATTAGCAGGACGTAATAAATCAGTATTATTCTCTAAATAACTATAGATTTCTTTATTAGCCCAAATATGATTTCCTGACGTTACTATATCAGCACCATTATGCTTAAAAAATCCTACTATACGAGAAGTAATACCACGGCCACGGCCGTCGCTATTTTCTCCATTAACAATAACTGCATCAATATTATTTTCTTTGCGGACACGATCGATATGTTTTTGAAACATCGTACGACCAGGAGATCCGACAACATCTCCAATAAAAAGTATTCTTAAATGATTCATATATTTACCTTGCATACTCAATTGCACGTTTTTCGCGAATAACATTAACTTTTATTTGACCGGGAAAGTTCATTTCCTCTTCTATCTTTTCAGCTAAACTGCGTGCCAAAATTCCTGCTTGTTCATCATCTAACGTATCTTCTTGAACAATGACACGAACTTCACGACCGGCTTGTAATGCATAAGCTTTTTTCACACCATCAAATCTTTGTGCTATTTCTTCTAATTTCTCAAGGCGTTTTATATAAGCTGTTAATGTTTCTCTACGAGCACCAGGACGTGAAGCTGATATAGTGTCTGCTATAACAACAATCGGAGCATAAATTGAAGTAAATGGAACTTCTTGATGATGAGCTGCAATTGCATTAACAACACGTGGGTCTTCGCCACATCTTTTTGCGATTTCAGCACCAATCATAGCGTGAGGTCCTTCAACTTCAGCAGTTACGGCTTTACCGATATCATGCAACAAACCGGAACGCAATGCAATCTGAGGATCTAACCCAAGTTCTTCTGCAATCATGCGAGAAAAAACACCCACCTCTTTGCAATGTTGTAATACATTTTGTGAAAAGCTGGTACGAAAATTCAATTTACCAAGTAAGGTAATAATTTCTTGGTTTAACCCTTGAAGGTTAAACTCTAAAGCAACCTCTTTACCATATTCTTCAATAATCTCTTCAAGCTCTTTTTCAACCTGCTCAACTGTTTCTTCAATACGTGTAGGATTAATTCTACCGTCAGAAATAAGTCGATTTAATGTTCGTTTTGCAACTTCACGGCGAATCGGGTTAAACCCGGAAATACTAATAATTTCAGGAGTTTCTCCAATAACAAATTCCATACCGGTTGCCATCTCCAGCGCCTTGATATTACGGCCTTCTTTACCAATAATACGGCCTTTCATCTCATCACTTGGTAACTGAACAATACTTGATGAGTTAGGAGTTACCTGATCGGAAGTATAACGTTGCATAGCGGTTACTAAAATATCTACTGATTTTTCTTTTGCTCGTACTCGCGCATCTTCTTCAACTTTTTGAATCCATTTTTCATTTGATAAATGAACTTCAGCCTGTAATGTATCGACCAAAGTTTGCTTTGCTTCATCACGTGTCATATTGGCAACACGTTCCAATTTGGTAATGAGTTCATTATATAAATTTTTTAATTTAGTTTCATTTGCACGTAGAACATCTTCTGAACGGGATAAGCTACGCTCTTTTTGCTGTAACTCACGGCGCAATTCATCAATATTGCTTTCTTTTTTATCTAATGCTTCATATTTATTGTTAAGCTTTGCTTGCAGGCGATCAAGTTCAATACGTTCACGCTTCATCTCAAAGTCAAAGTCATTACGCTTTTTATAAATTTCATCTTTAATTTTCAAAAGCGCTTCTTTTTTTTCATTTTCTATTTCACGTTGCACATTCTTACGTTTATTACGAGCACTTTGAAATAATCTATCAGCTTCCACAAAACGTTTTCGCGCATATAACAATAAAAAACTACCCAGTATAGCAAGACCAACTGCCAAACCGAATAGTATTAAAAATGATACATTCACCATAATTCTTCCTAATAAATTGAGTATCAAAACATATGTATTTATATATTGTTGCATGATTAACAAAAGCAACAACATTTTTAAAATAGAGAAAGAATAGGGTTTAATTGACTAAATTTTATCTAGGTATAGTAATAATAAAAAACTATAACTAAATAAAGCAGTAAGAAAAAAGGAGAATCTATCAATAAAAAACTATACAAATTTTATAAAATCATAAATTTTACAGCTCTGCACACAATCGATTCTCTAAGGCCACAATAATCTCTTGCTCTTTGCATTTAAGCTCATCAAGTTCATCTTGTAAGTGAACCGTACGACTTGCAATGCGTAAACCGGCCAAAATAGCAGCCTTTTTATGATCAATATGTTTGTTATGCTTTACAATTTCTTGTATTAAACTGTTCAATAAATCGGCTGCTGCATCAATATGCCCTTGATTTTCATCACTTTTTACCACATATTGATCATTTAATACCTGAATTTTATAGCTTTTTGTCTCATTCATCACTACTGATTTTCACTTTCAATTATAGCATCAATATTCTTAATTAAGTCATCAACAACAGACTTAGTCAGTTCTTTCTCTTCATTTAATTTTTCTTGTAAACGAGTACTCTCGTTTAACATAGAACTTTCAAGCATTTCAACCTGATTTTTAAATTTTTCTACTTCTTCTTTTTGACCAGAAAGATCTTGCTTTAACTGCTCGTTTTCTTTTTTTAATCCATTAGCTAGTTCAACTAATGAAACAATTTTTTGTTCTAATGCTTCTAATAATTTCATAATAGGATCTCCCCCTCATAAACAGTCTCAAGATATTTTCTGGCCCCAGCTTAATAAGCTCCGGTGTTTATTGTCAAGATAAGAACTATTCTTTTACCATTTGAACCAATTGACCAAATGCTTTCGGTTCAAAAATCGCAAGTTGACTTAACATTTTACGATTAAGATCTACTTGTGATTTTTTACATCCAAAAATAAACTTGCTATAAGACATGCCATGTGATTTTGTTGCAGCGCTTACGCGAGCAATAAATAAGGCTCTCATATCACGTTTTTTTAGTTTACGACCTTTAAAAGCATAAGCCATTGCACGCATTAAGGTTTCTTTTGCACGCTTAAAAATATTTTTTCTTTGGCCCCAAAAACCTTTTGTTTGTTTTAAAAGTTTTTTGTGACGCTTTTTAACAACGGTACCTCGTTTTATTCTTGTCATGGTATTTTTATAACCCCAAGTTATAATACTAAAAAATTAATTAACTCGATGTGCTTCATTATACTTGGCTATCTTGGAAGCAAAGATAAAATATTTTTTAAATCTGCTGCACAAATTAAACCGCCTTGGCGCAAATCACGTCTTCTTTTTGGACCTTTTTTGGTCAATAAATGACGACGATATGCTTTTGCTCTTTTTACTTTTCCTTTACCAACACGCTTAAAACGTTTTTTAGCGGCTGATAAACTTTTCATTTTTACTTTAGCCATAATGATGTCCTATTATAAGCAATATTACTTAACATAATAAATACAGAACCAAGATTGCCCCATATTTGATTCACGCTCTTTAACTAAATTTTTTAATCCACTTTCTTCAAAAGTTTTATCAACTTTATCAAAAATTTCTCTTCCACGTTCTTGTCGAGAAACATTCTCACGCCCTCTGAAAAACAATGAAATTTTTACTCGTTTTCCACTGCTCAAAAACTGGATTGCCTGATTAATTTTTGTTTGATAATCATGTTCACCAATTTTTGGTCTAATTTTAATTTCTTTGATCTGAATAGTCTTTTGATGTTTTTTTGCTTCTGATTGTTTTTTCTTACGTTCATAAAGGACTTTCCCAAAGTTCATAATTTTTGCAATAGGAACACCCTCAGGGCCTTTTTCAGTAAGCAAAACCAAATCTAAATTATCTGCTTCTGCAATTGCCAACGCATTTGATAATGAAATTTCACCTACATTTTCGCCATCTTTTGTTATTACCTGCAGTCGGGGCGCACGAATATTTTCATTAATCTGTGGCAAAGAGCTCTTTTTATCTTTCAATTTCTTTATTACCTTTCTTACTTACTACGAAAAAACATAAAGCTTATTACTGTTGCTTAAGAGCTTCTTGTACTTCACTATAAACAACATCAAAATTTTCTTTTTCTTTTAAATACTGTAATGCTTGATCTCTTCCTTGAGCAATCTTGCTCTCTTTATAAGAAAACCATGCACCGGATTTTACAATGATATTAAAAAACAAAGCTGCATCAAGTAAATCCAATTCTTTACTAATTCCTTCACCGAAAATCAAGTCAACTTCCACTTTTTTAAATGGTGGAGCAACTTTATTTTTTACCATTTTAACAGCAAGTCTATTGCCAATATGAATGTCATTTTTTTTCAAACTTGCAATACGACGCACATCAATACGTAATGATGCATAAAACTTCAATGCTTTACCACCAGTTGTGGTTTCTTTTGGCGCAAACGGCAAACCACCGATGTTTTGACGCAACTGATTAATAAAAATAAGTACGGTATTTGATTTGTGTACTACCGGCGTTAATTTACGCAAAGCTTGAGACATGAGACGTGCTTGTAATCCCATATGAGAATCACCCATATCACCTTCAAGTTCAGCTTTTGGCACTAGTGCCGCAACAGAATCGACAACAATAACGTCAACTGCTCCTGAGCGAATAAGCATTTCTGAAATATCAAGAGCCTGCTCGCCATAATCCGGTTGAGAAACAATTAAATTATCTACATCAACACCAATATTTGATGCATAACTAGGATCCATTGCATGCTCTGCATCAATAAAGGCACAAATGCCTCCAGAATTTTGAGCGCTTGCAATAACCTGCAGTGCTAATGTTGTCTTACCTGAAGCTTCCGGACCATAAATTTCAACGATACGGCCTTTAGGTAATCCACCAACACCAATAGCTTTATCAATTAAAATCGAACCGGTTGAAATACCTTCAATTTTAACACGTGGCGTGTCACCCATAAGCATTACAGCTCCATTGCCATATTGCTTATCAATTTGTGAAAAAGTGACTTCTAAAGCCTTTTTTTTATCATCACTATTAGTATGGTTTACTGCGGCCTGTTTTTTTGATGTAGTTGTTTTTTGTTTCATACTGCCTGCGCTTCGTTTAAAGTAAATACTGAGTTATTAGTTTCAATTGTAGCATTTCTAGATAAAGAAGCAACAAAACCTTGAACAAATAGCCCCTTTCTCTCGTTTTGCACACGACTTTCAATCTCTGCTTTATGCTCATTAAATGCTTCTTTGTCACCCTCAGAAACATCCAATACATACAAAACATAGCCTCCATCATTATCAATATGGGTTCCTACGGCAGATTTTTTTTCTAATTGTAACATTTTATCTGCAGGAATTCCTTTCTTATTCAAAGCTTCTAGCGCATCTTTGCTATCTTGCTTAATAAAGTCAGTTTCCTGTAAAGATCCGGCATATTTTTCAGCTACCGCTTGTGCAGAAGAGGTTCTTATTTCAGTTGAAGCTTGTTTAATACGTTGTGCCAACGCTTTTTGGGCACGATCTTCAACCAAATGATTTCTCACTACCGACTTTATGGTTTCCAACTGAGGCAAATAACGCTGCTTTATTTCTTTTAATTGCACTATATAACCTACTTCATTTTCAACAAAAAAGCCTGCCTCGCCATCTTTAAGCTTAAAGAGCATTTGCATACGCTTTGTATCATCTTTAGATGTTAATGGAATAGTGCGTTCTTTGCTCTTTTTTTCTTTAAGGAAAGGGGTCAATGCAGCTTCATCAATACCGGTTGAATCTATAATTTTTTTCATGTCATTGCTGAATTTTTTTGCAAATGTTTGGTGCAATAACGTTTGCTTGATTTCATCCTTTACTTGAGATAATGGCTTAAACTGCATCGGTTTTTTATCAACACGTTGCACCAACTCAATACCATTCTCTGTTTGAAACACTTCTGAAATATCACCATTATTCTTCAACACAAATGATTTACGCTCAAAAGTCGGATCATGATCACCTTTTGAGAAAAATGGCAACAAACCACCATTTTTTGCAGACTCTTCATCCTCAGAAAGCTCTTTTGCTTTATCTGCAAAAGTATCCGGATGTTGCATCAATTCTGCGCGCAACGCTTGAGCTCGTTGATAAAGCAACTCTTTTGGTTCTGTTTCAGAAAATTTTAATAAAATACGTCTTACTTGCACTTTTGATGGCGCATCAACATATTTTCTTACTTTATGCTTATCGTAAAAGTTTTGTATTTCATTGTCTGAAATTGTGATGCCATATAATGATGGGTTAAATTCCCAAACAACTCCAGCACGTTGCTCTGGGACCCAATAGTTTTTTGTATGTGCATCAAAAAATGCTTTCAAATCTGCATCAGTAATCTCTTTTTTCTTTTCTTCAGCCTCAATCGCATCCAACGCAAAAGCAATAATAGCATACTTTCTCTCAGAAATTTCGCTACTAACAGCATCATTGACCATATAACGTGGTGTATAATTAGCAATACCTGCAAGTTCAAGTGCAGTATAACGTGCAAGGGCTTGTTCAATAACCGTCTCAAATTGAGCAACACTCATTCCCATACGTGCAAGATAAAAACTCAGCGCCTGTTCATCAATCCCTTGCGGAGTGAAAAAACCTAGCGGCAATGTATTATATAAGCCTGATTGTTGGACAAATAAAGGGTCATTAAATTTTTGATCCACATAATCGTCACTAATATAAAGAGGTATCGATTGAGCAACTTCGTCAACCACTGCTTCACGAATCAATTCTTCATAAGCTAAAACTTTTGGATCTCGATTTAATCCTAACATTTGCATGAACATATCTGCATAGGCACCATACTGTTCACGCATAATACGAATATTATATTCTTGTTTTGCCGTTGCCCGATAAAACGAAGGTCCATCAATTTCAATATCATTTACTCGAGCAATCCATTGTGGCCCTTGTAATCGCTCACCTAAATTAGGCGCTATAAATACGATTGCAAAAATAACTATAAAAAACCAAATAATATATTTAAAAAATTTAGATTTAATATGTTTGCGTATAACAGTGATCATGCGTCTTTTCCTTTTTATATGAAAAATTGTTTAGTCAACAAGAGACTATACGTATATCTTTTAACCGTTCTTCTTTTTTTATTTTTTCTACAAATGCCAACAACTCCTGTTTATCACTAAACGGTTCTGTTGTCACTTGATACCAAATAATTTTTTTTCCTTGAGCTGTCCTACTATGCCTTTCATCAACACGCACCGGCATATTTTTATTTTGTAAGCGATCAGCAAATTGATGTGCTGCACGTGAAGTACCAAAACCGATTAATTGAGCTTTATAACATTTGGCAACTGGAACTATATTTTGAGCAATAGGTCCACTTGTATTGACTACATTCGCATGCGCAGGAAAAGCTTCATCTACGATAACTGATTTTGTAGCAACTTCTTGTTCCATAATATCATTAAATTGCTCTAAAGCTTTGCGTTGTCCTAAGAAATATCCCGCTATAAAAACACAAAAAGAAAGCATAACAATTGATGCTGTAAGCCAGCTCACTTGCCTATTAGTTAAATACAGCACATCATTATAAGAACGATTTTTTGCATCATTGGATTCAACTTCGTATCTTTTATTTTTTTCAATTTGATTCATAATCACCACAGTCTAAAGTTAAGACATCATCTAATAGTTGTTTAATATATAAGTCATCATCGGGGTAAGTCAAGTCAAGTTCGATTATTTTTCCATATGTATTACTATTTTCTTTTTGTGCAGTTGTTACTATTTTTTTGAGCATGCGCCAAAAAGTTTCTTGCCTTTTTGCATAATTTCGCGTCCGCTGTGCAATAATTTCTGTTGCGTGCTGTAAATCATATACATGCTTTAAATAACCAATCATTTCAGTATATCCAATAATTCCTTTTTCTTGCACAAACAGTTCCCAAGGAGTCCCCAATAACTGCTTTGCTTCATCAAGCCATCCGGACTGAACCATCTGCACAGCACGTTTATTTATACGCCTATAAAGCTCTTTTTTTTCACGCGTTACATGCACCAAAACAAATGGTGCGATCGGATCATAAATCGGTTTATACTCAGATGGTTTTTTTCCTGTAACAAACCAGATTTCCAATGCTCGCTTAATGCGATAATAATCATTTGGATGGATAGATAGAGCTCTTTTGGGATCAATTTCTTTTAAACGTTCCCACATATCTTGCTCAGGAATATCAATATTAAATTGTGCTTTATTTTCAGAAACCGTTCCTGATACCAAACGAAATAAAAGAGCTTTCAAATAAAAACCGGAACCACCTACTAAAATAGGAATACGCTTTCTTTTATGAATTTCATCAATTTTTTCTTGTACTAATTTTCGATATGCGTGGACGGTAAGATGTTCAGGATGATCTTTAATATCAAATAAATGTTGTTTAATTGGGCTTTTTTTCCAATCAGGTTTTGCCGTGCCAATAGTAAGAGGAGTGTAGATTTGCGCACTGTCCATATTGATTATTTCAGCAGGAATTTGAGCTGCTAATTTTTCTGCAAAATCACTTTTTCCGCTAGCAGTTGGACCATAAATAAAGATTACTTTTTTGTTTTTATTGATCATGTTTTTATTTTATCAGATAAACAAGCAGGGAAATTTCCCTGCTTGTTTATGTATCTATATTTAAATTACTTTAGATTACAGTAGCAACTGTTTGCTTACTGTGCATTATGACATTATTCTTGTGCATAGTAAAGAAGGATCTTAATAATTCAATTGCTTTATCTTCATTAATTTGCTTTACAATAGCAATTTCTTGAGCCAATAAAGACTCTGTTTGATGTAAAAGATTTTTTTCACCAAAAGAAAGTTCTTTTTGTGTTGCAATAAACTTTAAGTCACGATATACATGACCAATTTCATCCAAACTGCCAGAACGCAATCTAAACTGATAATCCTTATTTCTTTTATTCCAATTGCTCGCAGTGAGCTCATGGATATCTTTTGTTGTAGGTTGGGAAAGCATATTAAAAACATCATCTATTTTTTTTACAGATGATAGTCTCCGAATCCCCGTTAAACTTTTTACTGGAACAAGTATCGTCATGTCTTTACTCAGAAAAGTGAGTTCAAAAAAACACACTTTATGACCTGCTACACTTTTTTCAATAGCTTGACTTACAATCGCTACCCCATGTCCAGGGTACACAACTTTTTCATTAACAGAAAACATTACTGTCCTTCCCTTTAAGGAAAGGACTAAAACTCAAAAAACTTTTCTCTCATTACATGAATAAGTATACCAGAAAAAACAGAATTATTAAGTAAACATTATAGTTGACTATGCCGCCTTATTAGCAATATTTTTATAATAAAAAGTAACAAACTTGAAAAGAATAGATGAAAAAACCAATGGCGGAACCCACCAATACTTCTTCACCCATTGACTCAAAGTTAAACCACTTTTTTGATAATGATCTACTACAGTACCCATCTGCTCAACAATCACATCTATCGCATTTAAAATATCTTCAAGCGGTAACTGCTCAATTTGACTATGAATTGTAAGCACATCATTATGAGAAAGCGATTTAAAGGCTCTTTGTTTCTCTTGTTGGTTCTTCAACAACAAAAAAACATACATTGATACATCACGGACAAACAGTTCATTATCAATATATTTATACTGATTGAGATCATCCCAAAGTTGATGCAATGTTTTGCCTTCCCCTCTTTTGTGCCACCAAAAGACCGGCGGATCAATTGCACGGACCTGATCTGCCGACAGATCTTGTTCAGATGAAGTAAGAAGGTATTGTATAGCGCTATCTAATCGATGCAAACAGTAAAGTCTAAATGCAACTTCATCTGTGTGAATGCGCAACTTTAAATCATCCATCTCTTCAATACGTAAAGCTACTTCCTTAATAGGTTTATCACACAACAAACATTCTAACTGATCTGTCATCATAGAAATTACTTCGATCCGTTCTTGAAGATTAAATTTTTTACACACCTGTTCATCTTTATATTTTAATGGCGCTTTTTTAACACCTTTACATTCATGAACATAATCAATGGTATTGCGCGTAATAATAAAAATTTCTTTACTAAAATCTTCAACCAACAGGTCATCCTGCAATGATTTATATGATGTAAATGAATCCCATACCATAAACAACGGTTTAAGGCTCCGCGTTTGCACAATACGCTTAATTGATCGAAGAATCTGTTTATGCTCAAAAAAACCATGCGATGACGTTGGCAATATAAGATCAAAATTTATCTTACGCCCTGCAATCATCGCTTGCATCGCATTGACTTCATTGTACATTTTTGCCAACAACTTAATCGTTTTATCCAATCGAGCAACAAAGTAATAACGTCTATATACTAAAAATGTCTGCTCATTGATTGGAATTGTATCTTCATTTTTTGCGAATGATGACTCTGCGTATAGGCACAAGCACAATACAAGCCAAATTTTTATTTTTTTCATGACACACTCTAACATTACTTAGTCAAATAATAATAAGCACCAAACCCTAATGCTGTAGATAATATTCCGGGAATGATTGCCCACAGATATTTTTTATCATTTTTACTCTCTAATGCCTGAATAGCAATTAATTTATCAGTAACCATGTCGATCGCTTGCAATGTTTCATCTAAAGGCAAAGAATCAATATGTTCATAAATCTCTAATACCTGACTCATCTCAGTCATTATAACCTGTTCGGCATGATCTGAAAGATTTTTAAATAAAAGACTTTTATATACCAAAAAAATATTCATAAGCATCTCTTGCAAAAAAGAATCATCACTTGCAAAACGATATTGCTTAAATTCATTACACACACGTAATAATGGATCCAAACTTTTTTTCTGGCACATTTGAATAATGCAATCACGCATATGATCATTACTGAAATGCTCTATTTCATCAAGCAAATCAACTGATTCTTCAGCTGAACGAATGTTATCACTCTTTGCCAACGGATACTGTTTTTTTTCATGTAAATACGCCAAAAACTGCATACTTTTATGTAGACGCTTAATAATGAAAAAACGCCTTGCAACTAAGTTAGTCCCGACTTCATCAATATCTTTATGCACCATGATGTGCGAGCGGCTTGCCCCATACCTTAAAGTATCGGTCACCTGATCAATACAACATAACTTTTGCTCCAAACAGATGCCACCTCGATACTTTTTGTGCAACGGCTCTATCAAGTCACAAATATAATAAATCAATTCAATAAATTCATTTTTAAAAATTAAACTATCAACATAGCGATATGAGCAGAACATATGCCAAAGGTCAAACAATGGCATCATTGTTTTTTTTTGACTCATGCATTCAACAGCTGATTGAATGGCTTCTAAACGAAATAATGTTGCGTCAAGTCGCTCAAATGGAACAC encodes:
- the recA gene encoding recombinase RecA; translation: MKQKTTTSKKQAAVNHTNSDDKKKALEVTFSQIDKQYGNGAVMLMGDTPRVKIEGISTGSILIDKAIGVGGLPKGRIVEIYGPEASGKTTLALQVIASAQNSGGICAFIDAEHAMDPSYASNIGVDVDNLIVSQPDYGEQALDISEMLIRSGAVDVIVVDSVAALVPKAELEGDMGDSHMGLQARLMSQALRKLTPVVHKSNTVLIFINQLRQNIGGLPFAPKETTTGGKALKFYASLRIDVRRIASLKKNDIHIGNRLAVKMVKNKVAPPFKKVEVDLIFGEGISKELDLLDAALFFNIIVKSGAWFSYKESKIAQGRDQALQYLKEKENFDVVYSEVQEALKQQ
- the rpmI gene encoding 50S ribosomal protein L35, which codes for MAKVKMKSLSAAKKRFKRVGKGKVKRAKAYRRHLLTKKGPKRRRDLRQGGLICAADLKNILSLLPR
- the rny gene encoding ribonuclease Y — encoded protein: MVNVSFLILFGLAVGLAILGSFLLLYARKRFVEADRLFQSARNKRKNVQREIENEKKEALLKIKDEIYKKRNDFDFEMKRERIELDRLQAKLNNKYEALDKKESNIDELRRELQQKERSLSRSEDVLRANETKLKNLYNELITKLERVANMTRDEAKQTLVDTLQAEVHLSNEKWIQKVEEDARVRAKEKSVDILVTAMQRYTSDQVTPNSSSIVQLPSDEMKGRIIGKEGRNIKALEMATGMEFVIGETPEIISISGFNPIRREVAKRTLNRLISDGRINPTRIEETVEQVEKELEEIIEEYGKEVALEFNLQGLNQEIITLLGKLNFRTSFSQNVLQHCKEVGVFSRMIAEELGLDPQIALRSGLLHDIGKAVTAEVEGPHAMIGAEIAKRCGEDPRVVNAIAAHHQEVPFTSIYAPIVVIADTISASRPGARRETLTAYIKRLEKLEEIAQRFDGVKKAYALQAGREVRVIVQEDTLDDEQAGILARSLAEKIEEEMNFPGQIKVNVIREKRAIEYAR
- the infC gene encoding translation initiation factor IF-3, yielding MKDKKSSLPQINENIRAPRLQVITKDGENVGEISLSNALAIAEADNLDLVLLTEKGPEGVPIAKIMNFGKVLYERKKKQSEAKKHQKTIQIKEIKIRPKIGEHDYQTKINQAIQFLSSGKRVKISLFFRGRENVSRQERGREIFDKVDKTFEESGLKNLVKERESNMGQSWFCIYYVK
- a CDS encoding DMT family transporter, coding for MLIVCILRTIFASTYLIGKQSLLLIKPIFLVGSRISICGVLFLAYYVMRHKKIKVEKKHIWIFLQIALFKVYIPYVFDTVAAQYVSSHKWALIYTCTPFITAVFSYFMLHERFGVMKLWGLAFGLLGFIPILFIANTEEVVSSSMYYIPECLIVISMIAYAYGWIITKKIVHCYDALLINGISLSIGGALSLLTSFFVESNVLLPSCTIYESCFWIIIGILANMSSYQLYVVLLKTHSPTLLSFTGLLDPIFIAFFNWLLFAQQISLYFFYSICLLSLGLYIFYKGEKTPSRMYNS
- the rplT gene encoding 50S ribosomal protein L20, which translates into the protein MTRIKRGTVVKKRHKKLLKQTKGFWGQRKNIFKRAKETLMRAMAYAFKGRKLKKRDMRALFIARVSAATKSHGMSYSKFIFGCKKSQVDLNRKMLSQLAIFEPKAFGQLVQMVKE
- a CDS encoding TIGR00282 family metallophosphoesterase — translated: MNHLRILFIGDVVGSPGRTMFQKHIDRVRKENNIDAVIVNGENSDGRGRGITSRIVGFFKHNGADIVTSGNHIWANKEIYSYLENNTDLLRPANYPSETPGVGVTTFSCKGHTIAIINLIGRVFMRDHVTCPFRAAESILTYLRDKTKMIFVDMHAETTSEKAGMGYFLDGKVSGVVGTHTHVQTADERILPKGTAFITDLGMTGALNSMLGMKKEPIIQHFIKQMPVKFSVEESAPLMMTGAWIEVDISTGKAIKIERIRVIDEEIHFESN
- a CDS encoding cell division protein ZapA, with protein sequence MNETKSYKIQVLNDQYVVKSDENQGHIDAAADLLNSLIQEIVKHNKHIDHKKAAILAGLRIASRTVHLQDELDELKCKEQEIIVALENRLCAEL